In Deltaproteobacteria bacterium, a single window of DNA contains:
- a CDS encoding metallophosphoesterase, which translates to MCGLALAACSNNVAGSSASSTSGSSAGATGSSSSSSTSSTGSASTSSGSSSGTGSSSGTSTSSSTGSTGAPPLLRFAFTGDTRPNNCDDLANYPGPVMDSIVAAMKNHDVQLALDTGDHLKVCGSDSATAAQAAADAQLQLYATSIAALGAPFYLAMGNHECFDNSALCSVGDPVLTVFQRYQGTDGGEPYFTFDRQTPLGTASFVFVADTAWDATESAWLDRTLTRTDSSAYTIIAKHVPSSNVTDFPTNADEMAIIGAHRCALLLDSHTHTYVHADGGHEVTVGLGGAPLAHPSRDAFGFGLAEQLSDGGLQITLYDAATDSAVDQFVLGGN; encoded by the coding sequence ATGTGCGGCCTCGCGCTGGCCGCGTGCAGCAACAACGTGGCCGGCTCCAGCGCGAGCTCCACCTCGGGCAGCAGCGCGGGCGCGACGGGCTCGAGCTCGAGCAGCAGCACTTCGTCGACCGGAAGCGCATCGACCAGCTCGGGCTCTTCGAGCGGAACCGGATCGTCTTCCGGAACGAGCACCAGCTCGAGCACGGGTTCGACCGGCGCGCCGCCGCTCTTGCGCTTCGCGTTCACGGGCGACACGCGCCCGAACAACTGCGACGACCTCGCGAACTATCCCGGCCCAGTGATGGACAGCATCGTCGCGGCCATGAAGAACCACGACGTGCAGCTCGCGCTCGACACCGGCGACCACCTCAAGGTCTGTGGCAGCGACAGCGCCACCGCCGCGCAAGCCGCCGCCGACGCGCAGCTCCAGCTCTACGCGACCTCCATCGCCGCGCTCGGCGCGCCGTTCTACCTGGCGATGGGCAACCACGAGTGCTTCGACAACAGCGCGCTCTGCAGCGTGGGCGATCCGGTGCTCACCGTGTTCCAGCGCTACCAGGGCACCGACGGCGGCGAGCCGTACTTCACGTTCGATCGCCAGACGCCGTTGGGCACCGCGAGCTTCGTGTTCGTCGCGGACACCGCCTGGGACGCCACCGAGTCCGCGTGGCTCGATCGCACGCTCACCCGCACCGACAGCTCCGCGTACACCATCATCGCCAAGCACGTGCCCAGCTCGAACGTGACCGACTTTCCAACCAACGCCGACGAGATGGCCATCATCGGCGCGCACCGCTGCGCGCTCCTCCTCGACAGCCACACGCACACCTACGTGCACGCGGACGGGGGCCACGAGGTGACCGTCGGCCTGGGCGGCGCCCCGCTCGCGCACCCTTCGCGCGACGCGTTCGGCTTCGGCCTCGCGGAGCAGCTCTCGGACGGCGGGCTGCAGATCACCCTCTACGACGCCGCCACCGATTCTGCCGTCGACCAGTTCGTCCTGGGCGGAAATTGA
- the purS gene encoding phosphoribosylformylglycinamidine synthase subunit PurS, with the protein MNARVYVTLKSGVLDPQGKAVARSLAGLGYSEVTDVRIGKVMELQLDGADPVAAKARLDEMCRRMLANTVIEDYRIEIVG; encoded by the coding sequence ATGAACGCGCGTGTGTACGTGACCCTCAAGTCGGGCGTCCTCGATCCGCAGGGCAAGGCGGTGGCCCGCTCGCTCGCGGGGCTCGGTTACTCCGAGGTGACCGACGTCCGCATCGGCAAGGTGATGGAGCTGCAGCTCGACGGCGCCGACCCGGTGGCCGCCAAGGCCCGCCTCGACGAGATGTGCCGCCGCATGCTCGCCAACACGGTCATCGAGGACTACCGCATCGAGATCGTGGGCTGA
- the asnB gene encoding asparagine synthase (glutamine-hydrolyzing) — protein MCGIAGIVDYERPAETSRTAMAAMQRALAPRGPDGQGDFFEGPLALGHTRLAIQDPEHGAQPVVSPDGRHVLVYNGELANADELRKLYAREFPFEGKSDTEVVLAALTLDGVGALRRFSGMFALFLWDRGQQRGFAARDTLGVKPFVYAREGSQLRFASEAKALVAARGTSPAVNMDALLEWALVPQFSSVDRAPFAGVEILPPGGLLEVDRAGIRVSRWARFRPASKPMDEDALLDDVLRRVYMGTNSVAASDWPTGVFLSGGLDSSLIAAASGFSVDELRAYTIRFEGQDHFDYAHSAITLEDDTPFAVLVAKELELEHTFVDVRRETLPKDLETLARINDLIPAWEQELAQHHLARVASESVKVVLVGDASDETHFGYHFLLDPAATKSVDGLLARLGAPARLQMLNPELRPSALETLAARYRGVVAEAGQTWGNRDQDVLATTALIVERWLPRLLHNGDVHTMAFGLEARVPFCSENLLDLAERVKPSTGLKNGIEKWHLRQGSEGELPHEIQWRRKSALPKDQGAEAVYRAESERLLADPDQVVKRLLDVAFLRGLARSPRTLLEVERSMLFQAIVLTHWARHHGVR, from the coding sequence GTGTGCGGCATCGCCGGCATCGTCGACTACGAGCGGCCGGCCGAGACCTCGCGCACGGCCATGGCGGCCATGCAGCGCGCGCTCGCTCCGCGCGGTCCCGACGGTCAGGGTGACTTCTTCGAAGGACCACTCGCGCTCGGCCACACCCGGCTGGCCATTCAGGATCCCGAGCACGGCGCGCAGCCGGTGGTCTCTCCGGATGGGCGCCATGTCCTCGTCTACAACGGCGAGCTCGCCAACGCCGACGAGCTGCGCAAGCTGTACGCGCGCGAGTTTCCGTTCGAGGGCAAGTCGGACACCGAGGTCGTCCTCGCCGCGCTGACGCTGGATGGCGTGGGTGCGCTGCGCCGCTTCAGCGGAATGTTCGCGCTCTTCCTCTGGGACCGCGGGCAGCAGCGCGGCTTCGCGGCGCGCGACACGCTGGGCGTGAAGCCCTTCGTCTATGCGCGCGAGGGGAGCCAGCTCCGCTTTGCCTCCGAAGCCAAGGCGCTCGTGGCCGCCCGTGGGACTTCACCCGCAGTGAACATGGACGCGCTCCTCGAGTGGGCGCTGGTGCCGCAGTTCTCGAGCGTGGATCGCGCGCCGTTCGCGGGCGTGGAGATCTTGCCGCCGGGTGGGCTGCTCGAGGTGGATCGCGCGGGCATTCGCGTGTCGCGCTGGGCGCGCTTTCGCCCCGCGAGCAAGCCGATGGACGAAGACGCGCTCCTCGACGATGTCCTCCGCCGCGTCTACATGGGCACGAACTCGGTGGCCGCGAGCGACTGGCCCACGGGTGTGTTCCTCTCCGGCGGACTGGACTCCTCGCTCATCGCCGCCGCGTCGGGCTTCTCGGTCGACGAGCTGCGCGCGTACACCATCCGCTTCGAAGGGCAGGACCACTTCGACTACGCGCACTCGGCGATCACCCTCGAGGACGACACGCCCTTTGCCGTGCTGGTGGCCAAGGAGCTGGAGCTCGAGCACACCTTCGTCGATGTGCGCCGCGAGACGCTGCCGAAGGATCTCGAGACCCTCGCGCGCATCAACGATCTGATTCCCGCGTGGGAGCAGGAGCTCGCGCAGCACCACCTGGCGCGCGTGGCGAGCGAGAGCGTGAAGGTGGTGCTCGTCGGCGACGCGAGCGACGAGACGCACTTCGGCTACCACTTCCTGCTCGATCCCGCGGCGACCAAGTCCGTCGACGGGCTGCTCGCGCGGCTGGGGGCGCCGGCGCGCCTGCAGATGCTGAACCCCGAGCTGCGCCCTTCTGCGCTGGAGACGCTCGCGGCGCGCTATCGCGGCGTCGTCGCCGAGGCGGGGCAGACGTGGGGCAATCGCGATCAAGACGTGCTCGCGACCACGGCGCTCATCGTCGAGCGCTGGCTGCCGCGGCTCCTGCACAACGGCGATGTGCACACCATGGCCTTCGGGCTCGAGGCGCGCGTGCCGTTCTGCTCCGAGAACCTGCTCGACCTCGCGGAGCGCGTGAAGCCTTCCACCGGCCTCAAGAATGGCATCGAGAAGTGGCACCTGCGCCAGGGCTCGGAAGGCGAGCTGCCGCACGAGATCCAATGGCGTCGCAAGAGCGCGCTGCCCAAGGATCAAGGCGCTGAAGCCGTGTACCGCGCCGAGTCCGAGCGGCTGCTCGCGGATCCGGATCAGGTGGTGAAGCGACTGCTCGACGTGGCATTTTTGCGCGGCCTCGCGCGTTCGCCGCGCACGCTGCTCGAGGTTGAGCGGAGCATGCTCTTCCAGGCCATCGTGCTCACGCACTGGGCGCGTCACCACGGGGTGCGGTGA
- a CDS encoding glycosyltransferase family 1 protein: MKRVLLVSSGEKGHVNPLVGVAQHLREAGHHVGWLVIPEPVEQVKKLGVELVRLPDAAPLEEIVTQGPEMSALARDARALRSWIQALLLDAVPAQIEPLRKALRAFKPDVVGTDPMLYQAYIACHEEQIPFAGISSSLNPVTPDEVDVELTRTVRALASARAALFASHGLAPKFAVCDALGPALTTCFATREYVGDAPLRPAVKLVGPTRPLAARGDEVPFPWEKLDASRPFVYLSFGSQIGWQPEIFARVAGVLARRAVPLVINAGIEPHARGLAELPGQVIAVRYAPQRELLTKAAVLVTHGGANSVMEALTAGVPMLISPVCNDQPIQAQFVERAGVGIALDLLRASDDQADAALGALLDPDVNPFKRALAPISAAYRSADGAGEVARLLVELAA; encoded by the coding sequence ATGAAGCGCGTGCTGCTGGTCAGCTCGGGCGAGAAGGGCCACGTGAACCCGCTCGTGGGCGTGGCCCAGCACCTGCGCGAGGCCGGACACCACGTGGGCTGGCTGGTGATCCCCGAACCCGTGGAGCAGGTGAAGAAGCTCGGCGTGGAGTTGGTGCGGCTGCCGGACGCGGCGCCGCTCGAAGAGATCGTCACGCAGGGTCCGGAGATGAGCGCGCTCGCCCGCGACGCGAGGGCGCTGCGGAGCTGGATCCAGGCGCTGTTGCTCGACGCCGTGCCCGCGCAGATCGAGCCGCTTCGCAAGGCGCTGCGCGCGTTCAAGCCGGACGTCGTCGGCACGGATCCGATGCTCTACCAGGCGTACATCGCGTGCCACGAAGAGCAGATTCCCTTCGCGGGGATCTCGTCGTCGCTCAACCCCGTGACGCCGGACGAGGTCGACGTGGAGCTCACGCGCACCGTGCGCGCGCTCGCGAGCGCCCGCGCGGCGCTCTTTGCGAGCCACGGACTCGCGCCGAAGTTCGCCGTCTGCGACGCGCTCGGACCGGCGCTCACGACGTGCTTTGCCACGCGCGAGTACGTCGGCGACGCGCCCCTTCGTCCGGCGGTGAAGCTCGTGGGGCCGACGCGGCCGCTCGCCGCGCGCGGCGACGAGGTGCCCTTTCCCTGGGAGAAGCTCGACGCCTCGCGGCCGTTCGTCTACCTCTCGTTCGGTTCGCAGATTGGTTGGCAGCCGGAGATCTTTGCGCGCGTCGCCGGCGTGCTCGCGCGGCGCGCGGTGCCGCTGGTGATCAACGCGGGCATCGAACCGCACGCGCGTGGGCTCGCGGAGCTCCCGGGTCAGGTGATCGCCGTTCGCTATGCGCCGCAGCGCGAGCTGCTCACCAAGGCCGCTGTGCTCGTGACGCACGGCGGAGCGAACTCGGTGATGGAGGCGCTCACCGCGGGCGTGCCGATGTTGATCAGCCCGGTGTGCAACGACCAGCCGATCCAGGCGCAGTTCGTGGAGCGCGCCGGTGTGGGGATTGCGCTGGATCTGCTGCGCGCGAGCGACGATCAGGCCGACGCCGCGCTCGGTGCGCTGCTCGATCCGGACGTGAATCCCTTCAAGCGCGCGCTCGCGCCCATCTCCGCTGCGTATCGAAGCGCCGACGGCGCGGGCGAGGTGGCGCGGCTGCTCGTCGAGCTCGCGGCATGA
- a CDS encoding PIG-L family deacetylase, with amino-acid sequence MVDVVYLSPHLDDVALSCSARIRSERGAGDRVRVLSFFTRGDAGYAERKAEDARALKLLDVEGEHAELPDAPFRSPRYDRLSRLCLTRDAALEDAAFPDVERALEVVLQREQPDRVVAPLGVGGHVDHRLVHLAARRRVPAAKLELYEDRPYALVAGAVHWRLRELGASIEQLPRSEYLRAFLNAAYVKTFLRPRDFVALAHHMRGPDAADPIRADSSVERHGLAARAFAIEVARVYGTQWAPLFGDAGEHDRALREAAESLGAPNGHAERYWRIAT; translated from the coding sequence GTGGTTGACGTCGTCTACCTTTCGCCGCATCTGGACGACGTCGCGCTCTCCTGCTCGGCGCGGATTCGCAGCGAGCGTGGCGCCGGAGACCGCGTGCGCGTGCTCTCGTTCTTCACCCGCGGTGATGCGGGCTACGCCGAGCGCAAGGCCGAGGACGCGCGCGCGCTGAAGCTCCTGGACGTCGAAGGCGAGCACGCCGAGCTGCCGGACGCGCCGTTTCGAAGCCCGCGCTACGACCGGCTCTCGCGGCTGTGCTTGACGCGCGATGCGGCGCTCGAGGATGCGGCGTTCCCAGACGTCGAGCGTGCGCTGGAAGTGGTGCTGCAACGGGAGCAGCCGGATCGCGTGGTCGCGCCGCTGGGCGTGGGCGGGCATGTGGATCACCGGCTGGTGCACCTCGCGGCGCGCAGGCGCGTGCCGGCGGCGAAGCTCGAGCTCTACGAGGATCGTCCGTACGCGCTCGTGGCGGGCGCGGTTCACTGGCGACTGCGCGAGCTCGGCGCGAGCATCGAGCAGCTCCCGCGGAGCGAGTACCTGCGCGCGTTCCTGAACGCGGCATACGTGAAGACCTTCCTGCGTCCGCGAGACTTCGTTGCGCTCGCGCATCACATGCGTGGGCCGGACGCGGCGGACCCGATTCGCGCGGACTCGTCGGTCGAGCGACACGGCCTCGCAGCGCGCGCGTTCGCCATCGAGGTCGCTCGCGTGTACGGCACGCAGTGGGCGCCGCTCTTTGGCGACGCGGGCGAGCACGATCGCGCGCTTCGCGAGGCGGCCGAGTCGCTCGGGGCGCCGAACGGCCACGCCGAGCGCTACTGGCGAATCGCGACCTGA
- a CDS encoding lipid A biosynthesis acyltransferase has protein sequence MSEVRLGKRIKRGVRYVAIRVALAIVGLLPRSAIAPLGRFFGTLAHALFSGEVRKALDSLAIAFPEKSEAKRAQLVRAMFVHLAMSALELALIRKLDPVLEQYVELPPEAWSAYQGALARGSGAVFVTGHVGNWELLARRLARTALPCATIAKESNDARLTALIDRVRASGNLRTIWRGAPGAAKQMLRLLKDGGALGLLIDQDTKVQGVFVDFFGKKAFTPRAAADLALRARAAPLVGFIRRLPNGGHRMEIRELPLPEGHDEAAVVALTQAFTRAIEDAIRAVPTEWVWMHRRWKTRPPEELAPQPAPALDQVAIRQ, from the coding sequence GTGAGCGAGGTCCGGCTCGGCAAGCGCATCAAGCGCGGCGTGCGCTACGTCGCGATTCGCGTGGCGCTGGCGATCGTGGGGCTGCTCCCGCGCTCCGCCATCGCGCCGCTCGGCCGCTTCTTCGGCACGCTCGCGCACGCGCTCTTCTCGGGCGAAGTCCGCAAAGCGCTCGACTCGCTTGCCATTGCGTTCCCCGAGAAGAGCGAGGCCAAGCGCGCGCAGCTCGTCCGCGCGATGTTCGTGCACCTCGCGATGAGCGCGCTGGAGCTGGCGCTGATCCGGAAACTGGATCCGGTGCTGGAGCAGTACGTGGAGCTTCCGCCCGAGGCGTGGAGCGCGTACCAGGGCGCCCTCGCGCGCGGGAGCGGCGCGGTCTTCGTGACGGGTCACGTCGGAAATTGGGAGCTGCTCGCGCGGCGGCTGGCACGCACCGCCCTGCCCTGCGCCACGATCGCGAAAGAGTCGAACGACGCGCGGCTCACCGCGCTCATCGACCGCGTTCGCGCGAGCGGAAACCTGCGCACCATCTGGCGCGGCGCGCCGGGCGCGGCCAAGCAGATGCTGCGGCTCTTGAAAGACGGCGGCGCGCTCGGGCTGCTCATCGATCAAGACACGAAGGTGCAAGGCGTCTTCGTGGACTTCTTCGGCAAGAAGGCGTTCACGCCGCGCGCGGCCGCGGATCTCGCGTTGCGCGCACGCGCCGCGCCGCTCGTGGGCTTCATCCGTCGCTTGCCCAATGGCGGCCACCGCATGGAGATTCGCGAGCTGCCGCTGCCTGAGGGTCACGACGAGGCGGCGGTGGTCGCGCTGACGCAAGCGTTCACGCGCGCCATCGAAGACGCGATTCGCGCCGTGCCCACCGAGTGGGTCTGGATGCACCGCCGCTGGAAGACGCGGCCGCCCGAAGAGCTCGCGCCGCAGCCCGCGCCAGCGCTCGATCAGGTCGCGATTCGCCAGTAG
- a CDS encoding PEGA domain-containing protein, producing the protein MSRNRLTALATVLALALPAQAFARAAKPEAKKSAGKLSAYNLFGPLSLLGISGLLTQRAVTQARAAGYEVTGADDTEAKVGHDTLKKLKQCDLKPACLQSLSANLGGGKLLAGTLDTDDVHYVIRLVLLDLDSGQLIASAQREILIASRQLEASFDTMLPDLLAGKSSAPTQVTIRSPQKHARGQVDDRPLGELPVTIQLSPGRHEFKAEKANYLPTDRFVEIAPGTTTTVELALTLLPNKVDPDEAVAAVPEVHTAPSPNAPPPPPEPARAGGVPVGSWIALGIGVAAGGAGTYLGLTEKGIASRAVDANHDGVLDITRAEALNGHRDAVVADVCFGAAGVAVLAGAILWLADDGGKPEPTKSVKTASLPDHFAFGVAPIAHGGAASVSVGF; encoded by the coding sequence ATGTCCCGCAACCGCCTCACCGCCCTGGCGACCGTGCTGGCCCTCGCTCTGCCTGCGCAGGCTTTTGCGCGCGCCGCCAAGCCCGAGGCCAAGAAGAGCGCCGGCAAGCTCTCGGCCTACAACCTCTTCGGGCCGCTCTCGCTGCTGGGCATCTCCGGGCTGCTCACCCAGCGCGCCGTGACCCAGGCGCGCGCCGCCGGCTACGAGGTCACCGGCGCGGACGACACCGAGGCCAAGGTCGGCCACGACACGCTCAAGAAGCTGAAGCAGTGTGACCTGAAGCCCGCGTGCCTGCAGTCGCTCTCGGCGAACCTCGGCGGCGGCAAGCTCCTCGCGGGCACGCTCGACACCGACGACGTGCACTACGTCATCCGCTTGGTGCTCCTGGACCTCGACTCCGGACAGCTCATCGCCAGCGCCCAGCGCGAGATCCTCATCGCCTCGCGACAGCTCGAGGCGAGCTTCGACACCATGCTGCCCGACCTCCTCGCAGGGAAGAGCAGCGCGCCCACCCAGGTCACCATCCGCAGCCCGCAGAAGCACGCGCGCGGTCAGGTGGACGATCGCCCGCTCGGTGAGCTGCCGGTGACCATCCAGCTCTCGCCCGGGCGCCACGAGTTCAAGGCGGAGAAGGCCAACTACCTGCCCACGGATCGCTTCGTGGAGATCGCGCCGGGCACCACGACGACCGTGGAGCTCGCGCTCACGCTGCTGCCCAACAAGGTGGATCCGGACGAGGCCGTGGCTGCGGTGCCCGAGGTGCACACCGCGCCTTCGCCGAACGCGCCGCCTCCGCCGCCCGAGCCTGCGCGCGCCGGCGGCGTGCCTGTGGGAAGTTGGATCGCCCTGGGCATCGGCGTGGCCGCAGGCGGGGCCGGCACGTACCTCGGGCTCACCGAGAAGGGCATCGCCAGCCGCGCCGTCGACGCCAACCACGACGGCGTCCTCGACATCACCCGCGCCGAGGCCCTCAACGGCCACCGCGACGCGGTGGTGGCCGACGTGTGCTTCGGTGCCGCGGGCGTGGCCGTGCTCGCCGGGGCCATCCTCTGGCTCGCGGACGACGGCGGAAAGCCCGAGCCGACGAAGTCGGTGAAGACGGCCTCGCTCCCTGACCACTTCGCGTTCGGCGTGGCTCCGATCGCGCACGGCGGCGCGGCCAGCGTCTCGGTGGGCTTCTGA
- a CDS encoding RluA family pseudouridine synthase, with protein sequence MSDEFYDKLFVVEPNYAGWRLDRYLCEKIARLSRTRAQYLIKHSIQSEKPLKPSTPVYPGLKFSLRKKVVDEPPTTDLPATVLYRDADVIAVDKPTGLPMHPTARYFQSTLVARLREMTGPGEKIDPAHRIDRETSGIVVCGVRPEVTIKLKAAFENGHVKKAYLAIVEGHPDWEKCTIDAPLSVGGAVVRIKVEVDRVEGKEAVTDAECVARYQGQDGAPFSLVRARPRTGRQHQIRAHLSHLGLPLVGDKIYGPDETFFVRFTEHALDDAARARLRLPRHALHAAELELVHPTTKKILKIESALPEDLSGFLATLKQI encoded by the coding sequence ATGAGCGACGAGTTCTACGACAAGCTCTTCGTGGTCGAACCGAACTACGCCGGGTGGCGGCTCGATCGCTATCTCTGCGAGAAGATCGCGCGGCTCTCGCGTACCCGCGCGCAGTACCTCATCAAGCACAGCATCCAGAGCGAGAAGCCGCTGAAGCCGTCGACGCCGGTCTATCCCGGGCTGAAGTTCTCGCTGCGAAAAAAGGTGGTCGACGAGCCACCCACCACCGACCTGCCCGCGACCGTGCTCTATCGCGACGCCGACGTGATCGCCGTCGACAAGCCCACCGGGCTGCCGATGCATCCCACGGCCCGCTACTTCCAGAGCACGCTGGTGGCGCGGCTGCGCGAGATGACCGGCCCGGGCGAGAAGATCGATCCCGCGCATCGCATCGATCGGGAGACGAGCGGCATCGTCGTCTGCGGCGTGCGCCCCGAGGTGACCATCAAGCTCAAGGCCGCGTTCGAGAACGGCCACGTGAAGAAGGCTTACCTGGCCATCGTCGAGGGCCACCCGGATTGGGAGAAGTGCACCATCGACGCGCCGCTCTCGGTGGGTGGCGCCGTGGTGCGCATCAAGGTCGAGGTGGATCGCGTCGAGGGAAAGGAAGCCGTCACCGACGCGGAGTGCGTGGCGCGCTATCAAGGCCAGGACGGGGCGCCCTTCTCGCTCGTGCGCGCGCGCCCGCGCACGGGGCGGCAGCACCAGATCCGCGCGCACCTCTCGCACCTGGGCTTGCCGTTGGTGGGCGACAAGATCTACGGCCCCGACGAGACCTTCTTCGTGCGCTTCACCGAGCACGCCCTCGACGATGCGGCGCGCGCGCGCCTGCGCCTCCCGCGCCACGCCCTGCACGCGGCCGAGCTGGAGCTGGTGCATCCCACCACCAAGAAGATCCTCAAGATCGAGAGCGCGCTGCCGGAGGATCTGAGCGGGTTCCTGGCGACGCTGAAACAGATATAG
- a CDS encoding O-antigen ligase family protein, which translates to MARRVCEVAIWTALVLAPAAFGATAPWALWSLLGLAALALGSATADAYLARRRLTGSLAALALAGMALFIAVQCLPLPASLVALLSPHTDELFRFALGPKQLYPAWRPLSLDPPATAVELGKALTEVALFLAASHVCRSGDARRRLGMGIALLGAAIAAIAFLHQLFGMDALFGFRQLGRSGLVSPFVNRNHLASVLELGALAQLGLAVRTRDKRRAFAWGLGFLFTGAAVLLSGSRAGAISFLAGGLVFAALVWVKGRRGDQGALLRHRVALGLCFLAGVVGVAVFLNADALLGSMESLSGWQSTHALAKVWPMSVPLVREHWLTGIGRGAFKVAFPHYQTEYRTMTFTHPENVVLQLTGELGLVAGIGLLVVLAGAWAEIARRSDLSPGEGGLLAALFAVGLHEFADFGLELLGVAVPTLLALAVVSTRPATRRRLPRSLGLVTLAALVIAGSWGISQTRHEVERDRAGVDEALHGGATPEQLADLAWQTVARHPADWVVPLDAALSAARARPPRPEQALFWSNRAMYLAPLSPWPHRLAAESLFLLGKRSQAMGEEAMALDGMVGDPSFEADLRRFLRTPEEYARLVPPTPEGAEAVLRLTGSNPKLALSAGELVASQVTLEVPALLLQLSSYASLVGDHPKALGYAKRALKAAPSSAAAFNAVAHEEQALGDGVEAEATLRDGLRAVPGDVTLSVALANQLASRQQFDEAHRLLRQVTPARPAERVAALDADANIWRGQGMEAHAIAALRDAASLVPDDPGRQYALAQLLLSLGRTREALAAIDRGLAIDHSAGHDERAAWRAKVSAQAESEDRERLLKSLDRQAERGSGLEDK; encoded by the coding sequence GTGGCCCGGCGCGTCTGCGAAGTCGCGATCTGGACGGCCCTGGTGCTCGCACCCGCGGCCTTCGGCGCCACCGCGCCCTGGGCGCTCTGGAGCTTGCTCGGGCTGGCGGCGCTGGCCCTGGGCTCGGCGACGGCCGATGCCTACCTCGCGCGCCGACGTCTCACGGGATCCCTGGCCGCCCTGGCGCTCGCGGGCATGGCGCTGTTCATCGCCGTGCAATGTCTGCCGCTGCCGGCGTCGCTGGTGGCGCTGCTCTCGCCGCACACCGACGAGCTCTTCCGCTTCGCGCTCGGGCCCAAGCAGCTCTACCCCGCGTGGCGACCGCTGTCGCTGGACCCGCCGGCGACCGCGGTGGAGCTGGGCAAGGCGCTCACCGAAGTGGCGCTCTTTCTCGCGGCGTCGCACGTGTGCCGCAGCGGCGACGCCCGCCGGCGCCTGGGCATGGGCATCGCGCTGCTCGGCGCGGCGATCGCCGCCATCGCCTTCCTGCACCAGCTCTTCGGCATGGACGCGCTCTTTGGCTTCCGGCAGCTCGGCCGCTCGGGGCTGGTGAGTCCGTTCGTGAACCGCAACCACCTCGCGAGCGTGCTGGAGCTGGGCGCGCTGGCGCAGCTCGGCCTCGCCGTGCGCACCCGCGACAAGCGGCGCGCCTTCGCTTGGGGGCTGGGCTTCCTCTTCACCGGCGCGGCGGTGCTGCTCTCCGGCTCGCGCGCGGGCGCCATCTCCTTCCTCGCGGGCGGGCTAGTCTTTGCAGCGCTGGTCTGGGTGAAGGGCCGGCGCGGCGATCAAGGCGCGCTCCTGCGCCACCGCGTCGCGCTCGGGCTGTGCTTCCTCGCGGGCGTGGTGGGCGTGGCCGTGTTCCTCAATGCCGACGCCCTGCTCGGCTCGATGGAGTCACTCAGCGGCTGGCAGAGCACGCACGCGTTGGCCAAGGTGTGGCCGATGAGCGTGCCGCTGGTGCGCGAGCACTGGCTGACGGGCATCGGCCGAGGTGCGTTCAAGGTCGCGTTTCCGCACTACCAGACCGAATACCGGACGATGACGTTCACGCACCCCGAGAACGTGGTGCTCCAGCTCACGGGGGAGCTGGGGCTCGTCGCCGGAATCGGGCTGCTGGTGGTGCTCGCCGGCGCGTGGGCGGAGATCGCCCGCAGAAGCGATCTCTCACCGGGCGAAGGCGGGCTCCTGGCGGCGCTCTTCGCCGTGGGCCTGCACGAGTTCGCCGACTTCGGGTTGGAGCTGCTCGGCGTGGCCGTGCCGACGTTGCTCGCTCTCGCCGTCGTCTCGACGCGGCCCGCGACAAGACGACGGCTGCCGCGCTCGCTCGGCCTGGTGACCCTCGCGGCGCTGGTCATCGCGGGAAGCTGGGGCATCAGCCAGACTCGCCACGAGGTGGAGCGCGATCGCGCGGGTGTCGACGAGGCGCTGCACGGCGGCGCGACGCCCGAGCAGCTCGCGGACCTGGCCTGGCAGACGGTGGCGCGGCATCCGGCCGACTGGGTGGTGCCGCTCGACGCCGCGCTCTCCGCCGCGCGCGCCCGCCCGCCGCGACCCGAACAGGCGCTCTTCTGGAGCAACCGCGCCATGTACCTCGCGCCGCTCTCGCCGTGGCCGCACCGCTTGGCCGCGGAGTCGCTCTTCCTCCTCGGCAAGCGCAGCCAGGCCATGGGCGAAGAGGCGATGGCCCTGGACGGCATGGTCGGCGACCCGAGCTTCGAGGCCGACCTGCGACGCTTCCTGCGCACGCCGGAGGAGTACGCCCGGCTGGTGCCGCCCACGCCCGAGGGCGCAGAGGCCGTGCTCCGGCTCACGGGCAGCAATCCGAAGCTGGCGCTCTCCGCGGGCGAGCTGGTCGCGTCGCAGGTGACGTTGGAGGTTCCGGCGCTGCTGCTCCAGCTCTCGTCGTACGCCAGCCTCGTGGGCGATCACCCCAAGGCGCTCGGTTACGCGAAGCGCGCGCTCAAGGCCGCGCCCAGCTCCGCGGCGGCGTTCAACGCGGTGGCTCACGAGGAGCAGGCGCTGGGCGATGGCGTCGAGGCCGAGGCCACGCTGCGCGACGGCCTGCGCGCGGTGCCCGGTGACGTCACGCTCTCGGTGGCGCTGGCGAACCAGCTCGCGAGCCGCCAGCAGTTCGACGAAGCCCACCGCCTGCTGCGTCAGGTGACGCCTGCGCGCCCAGCGGAGCGCGTGGCCGCCCTCGACGCCGACGCGAACATCTGGCGCGGTCAGGGCATGGAGGCCCACGCCATCGCTGCGCTGCGCGACGCCGCCAGCCTCGTGCCCGACGATCCGGGTCGGCAGTACGCGCTCGCGCAGCTCTTGCTCTCGCTGGGGCGCACCCGCGAGGCGCTGGCGGCGATCGATCGCGGGCTGGCCATCGACCACAGCGCGGGCCACGACGAGCGCGCGGCCTGGCGTGCGAAGGTGAGCGCGCAGGCGGAGTCGGAGGATCGCGAGCGGCTGCTCAAGTCGCTCGATCGACAGGCCGAGCGCGGCTCGGGCCTCGAGGACAAATAG